In the genome of Streptomyces globosus, one region contains:
- a CDS encoding aldehyde dehydrogenase family protein: MTVTDVAGAPVAELSLVPKLFVTRAMDALRKARTLPAAERTAALARAGRIFAEETVDGLTFEEYQRTVARVSGVPMGVVRAATAAIIEATEVAPVAAYQARPVGAVDDWRAEETRRGSAVWTRKGDVFAVHAAGNHPGPHSLWVEALAMGYRVAVRPSRREPFTPHRLISALRAAGFGADQVVLLPTDYDAADEILRSADYGLVYGGDEVVRKYAGTRVLPQGPGRSKMLVPAGTDWRDHLDTIVDSIAHQGGVACINATTVLVEGDPAPLAQAIAERLAAIPSLPPEDEKAVLAVQPAEGARKLEAFLLARAAGTTAHLGGDGIVEELGDGSAVLRPAVHQLDRPDAEQAGIELPFPCVWVAPWSPADGIGPLRNSLVLTAFTDDEALIDELLAEPTISNLYLGDHPTYWIRPGVPHDSYLGEFLMRTKTVIRD, from the coding sequence ATGACCGTCACCGACGTGGCGGGCGCACCGGTCGCCGAACTGAGCCTGGTGCCGAAGCTGTTCGTCACCCGCGCCATGGACGCCCTGCGCAAGGCCCGCACCCTGCCGGCCGCCGAGCGGACGGCGGCGCTGGCGCGGGCGGGCCGGATCTTCGCCGAGGAGACCGTCGACGGGCTCACCTTCGAGGAGTACCAGCGCACCGTCGCCCGTGTCTCCGGTGTGCCGATGGGCGTCGTGCGGGCGGCGACCGCCGCCATCATCGAGGCCACCGAGGTGGCCCCGGTCGCCGCGTACCAGGCGCGCCCCGTCGGCGCCGTGGACGACTGGCGCGCTGAGGAGACCCGCCGCGGCAGCGCCGTGTGGACCCGCAAGGGCGACGTCTTCGCGGTGCACGCGGCCGGCAACCACCCCGGCCCGCACTCGCTGTGGGTGGAGGCCCTCGCCATGGGCTACCGGGTCGCGGTCCGGCCCTCGCGGCGCGAGCCGTTCACCCCGCACCGCCTGATCTCCGCCCTGCGGGCCGCGGGCTTCGGCGCCGACCAGGTCGTGCTGCTGCCCACGGACTACGACGCGGCGGACGAGATCCTGCGCAGCGCCGACTACGGCCTGGTGTACGGCGGCGACGAGGTCGTCCGCAAGTACGCGGGCACCCGCGTGCTGCCGCAGGGCCCGGGGCGCTCGAAGATGCTCGTCCCGGCGGGCACCGACTGGCGCGACCACCTCGACACCATCGTCGACTCCATCGCCCACCAGGGCGGAGTGGCCTGCATCAACGCCACCACCGTGCTGGTCGAGGGGGACCCGGCGCCCCTCGCGCAGGCGATCGCCGAGCGGCTCGCCGCGATCCCGAGCCTGCCGCCCGAGGACGAGAAGGCCGTCCTGGCGGTGCAGCCGGCGGAGGGCGCCCGCAAGCTGGAGGCGTTCCTGCTGGCCCGCGCCGCGGGCACGACCGCGCACCTGGGCGGCGACGGCATCGTGGAGGAGCTGGGCGACGGGAGCGCCGTCCTGCGCCCGGCGGTCCACCAGCTGGACCGGCCGGACGCCGAGCAGGCCGGCATCGAACTGCCCTTCCCCTGCGTGTGGGTGGCCCCGTGGTCGCCCGCCGACGGGATCGGCCCGCTGCGCAACTCGCTGGTGCTGACCGCGTTCACGGACGACGAGGCGCTGATCGACGAGCTGCTGGCGGAGCCGACCATCAGCAACCTCTACCTGGGCGACCACCCGACCTACTGGATCCGGCCGGGCGTCCCGCACGACAGCTACCTGGGTGAGTTCCTCATGCGGACCAAGACGGTCATCCGCGACTGA
- a CDS encoding acyltransferase family protein translates to MSMNRVDGSRPLRLPRLDSLTGLRFPAALLVFLYHASLGVPWIRLFESDAANDGFAKAVSQAGALGVTFFFVLSGFVLAWSAREKDTFRAFWRRRFVKIYPNYVVTWGLALVTFAAVMTEPWQAVLNLFMLQVWVPDFYTNFSVNPPSWSLGAEAIFYLAFPLLYLGIRKIDASRLKFWIAGTVAAIMLTPTLTYAVIPGGGMQMPGADGTSTVQYWFAYVLPPVRLLDFALGILVARAVMSGRWRDIGTVWSTLLLAASYGVALNVEHLYAQRSVTLIPIVLVIAAFAARDAESKPTLFNNRPMVWLGEISFAFYLVHYIVLAYSRELLGDGLFSTPVGIALIAAQAVVSVLLSWALYAWVEAPITRRFSSSRKARAAKAAAAAAASAPGAPDQPRDRLSV, encoded by the coding sequence ATGTCCATGAACAGAGTGGACGGTTCAAGACCTTTGAGACTCCCCAGACTCGACTCGCTCACCGGGCTCCGCTTCCCTGCGGCCCTGCTCGTCTTCCTCTACCACGCCTCCCTCGGCGTGCCGTGGATCCGCCTCTTCGAGTCCGACGCGGCCAACGACGGCTTCGCCAAGGCCGTCTCCCAGGCGGGCGCCCTCGGCGTCACGTTCTTCTTCGTCCTGAGCGGCTTCGTCCTGGCCTGGTCGGCCCGCGAGAAGGACACCTTCCGCGCCTTCTGGCGCCGGCGCTTCGTCAAGATCTACCCGAACTACGTGGTCACCTGGGGCCTCGCCCTGGTCACCTTCGCGGCCGTCATGACGGAGCCGTGGCAGGCCGTCCTCAACCTGTTCATGCTCCAGGTCTGGGTGCCGGACTTCTACACCAACTTCAGCGTCAACCCGCCCAGCTGGTCCCTCGGCGCCGAGGCGATCTTCTACCTCGCCTTCCCGCTGCTCTACCTGGGCATCAGGAAGATCGACGCCTCCCGGCTGAAGTTCTGGATCGCCGGCACCGTCGCCGCCATCATGCTCACGCCGACGCTGACCTACGCGGTCATCCCCGGCGGCGGCATGCAGATGCCCGGCGCCGACGGCACCTCCACCGTCCAGTACTGGTTCGCGTACGTCCTGCCGCCGGTCCGCCTCCTCGACTTCGCGCTCGGCATCCTCGTCGCCCGCGCGGTCATGTCCGGCCGCTGGCGCGACATCGGCACCGTCTGGTCGACGCTGCTGCTGGCCGCGAGCTACGGCGTCGCGCTCAACGTGGAGCACCTGTACGCGCAGCGCTCGGTCACCCTCATCCCGATCGTGCTCGTCATCGCCGCGTTCGCCGCCCGCGACGCGGAGAGCAAGCCGACCCTCTTCAACAACCGGCCCATGGTCTGGCTCGGCGAGATCTCCTTCGCCTTCTACCTGGTCCACTACATCGTCCTCGCCTACTCGCGCGAGCTCCTCGGCGACGGGCTCTTCTCGACGCCGGTCGGCATCGCCCTGATCGCCGCCCAGGCCGTCGTCTCGGTGCTGCTCTCCTGGGCCCTGTACGCCTGGGTCGAGGCGCCCATCACCCGCCGCTTCTCCAGCTCCCGCAAGGCCAGGGCCGCGAAGGCCGCCGCGGCGGCGGCAGCGTCCGCACCGGGCGCCCCCGACCAGCCCCGTGACCGCCTTTCGGTCTGA